In Leptodesmis sichuanensis A121, the following are encoded in one genomic region:
- a CDS encoding serine/threonine protein kinase yields MKLTAGTTLQNGKYLVNHVLGQGGSSITLKGTLVPLNHGVILKTLPQEFREKPNFSLIQQRFQEQVSRFARCQHPALVRLIDSFEEDGLPFAVMDYVSGPTLAEVVATKGSLSENLAIHYIQQVGSALTAIHQHGLIHRHVAPDHIIQPPGSDLVVLVNYELIDPAMLEEDHSQRSISPYTAIAAGHALQSLATPATDVYSLAATLYFLLTGQPPVAATFREQTPLTPPRQLRPELSTAIESAILSGLTINAKLRPQSVATWLALLPAVKPGSWLPAGPYAAIAATPAIPSNGAVNSPQPLSQLPTQAPAPLNGKVDSNGNGHGTGNSQPPVHSTQATYAVAAAPKRPSYASVQPPQPITYTPPKHFGKVLLTISAIAAAIGLGAGILLRLAAGTTGPGSSLFHSEQAFPSIQDWPNAATPTPSPAYSPSPKTSIEAVPSPKKSVPPVVPKPEPAARVPEASPEPSLVEATPVPEKSPTTSNASPSTPAPSPSAEVNPSKPAASEPLPPPPTVEPPPPPTSVAPKLEESTPSTSVTPQ; encoded by the coding sequence ATGAAACTGACGGCTGGCACAACCCTGCAAAATGGCAAATATTTGGTGAACCATGTTCTGGGTCAGGGTGGCTCAAGCATCACATTGAAAGGAACCCTCGTTCCCCTGAACCATGGCGTAATTCTCAAAACATTGCCTCAGGAGTTTCGGGAGAAGCCCAACTTCTCCCTCATTCAACAGCGGTTTCAGGAGCAGGTGAGCCGCTTTGCCCGGTGTCAACATCCGGCACTGGTGAGACTGATCGATTCCTTTGAGGAAGACGGCTTACCTTTCGCGGTGATGGATTATGTCTCTGGGCCAACCCTGGCGGAGGTGGTAGCTACCAAAGGCTCTCTTTCGGAAAACCTGGCGATCCACTACATTCAGCAAGTGGGTTCAGCTCTGACGGCCATTCACCAACATGGATTGATTCATCGCCATGTGGCTCCAGACCATATCATTCAGCCTCCTGGGTCAGACCTAGTCGTGTTGGTCAATTATGAGTTGATTGATCCCGCCATGCTGGAGGAGGATCACAGTCAACGCTCAATCAGCCCTTATACGGCGATCGCCGCAGGTCATGCGCTTCAGTCATTAGCCACGCCCGCGACCGACGTTTATTCCCTGGCTGCCACCCTCTATTTCCTTCTGACGGGGCAACCTCCGGTGGCGGCTACATTCCGGGAACAAACTCCGCTGACTCCACCCCGCCAGCTACGCCCCGAATTGAGTACCGCGATCGAGTCTGCCATTCTAAGCGGCTTAACGATCAATGCGAAGCTACGTCCTCAAAGTGTAGCAACCTGGTTAGCCTTACTCCCCGCTGTCAAGCCTGGTTCCTGGCTGCCCGCAGGCCCCTATGCAGCGATTGCAGCGACACCTGCTATACCCAGTAATGGTGCTGTAAACTCTCCTCAGCCACTGTCCCAGTTGCCAACTCAAGCCCCTGCTCCTCTCAATGGCAAAGTGGATAGCAACGGAAATGGTCATGGAACTGGCAACAGCCAACCACCCGTTCACTCTACCCAGGCTACTTATGCCGTAGCAGCAGCACCCAAGCGGCCCTCCTATGCCTCTGTTCAGCCACCTCAACCAATTACGTACACACCCCCTAAACACTTTGGCAAAGTATTATTGACCATTTCGGCGATCGCTGCAGCCATTGGGTTAGGAGCAGGAATTCTGCTTCGCCTTGCTGCAGGCACTACTGGCCCAGGATCCTCCTTATTTCATAGCGAACAAGCCTTTCCATCGATTCAAGATTGGCCGAATGCCGCTACGCCTACTCCCTCCCCCGCCTATTCACCGTCGCCAAAGACCTCGATCGAGGCAGTCCCTTCCCCTAAAAAATCGGTTCCTCCGGTTGTCCCCAAACCTGAACCTGCAGCCAGAGTACCTGAAGCTTCGCCTGAACCCTCACTTGTAGAAGCGACTCCTGTACCTGAAAAGAGTCCCACCACGTCCAATGCCTCACCTTCTACTCCCGCTCCCAGTCCTTCAGCCGAAGTTAATCCCAGCAAACCTGCCGCTTCTGAACCGCTGCCCCCACCACCGACCGTTGAACCTCCGCCTCCCCCCACCTCTGTAGCACCGAAGTTAGAAGAATCTACTCCCAGCACTTCAGTTACCCCGCAATAA
- a CDS encoding sulfurtransferase TusA family protein produces MSDSPLFSPSAAADSHLDLRGTPCPINFVRTKLRLEQMAPGQLLEVWLDPGEPIEQVPDSLKMEGYLIEQVAEQADFFAVRVRCPVSESSPH; encoded by the coding sequence ATGAGCGATTCACCTCTTTTTAGTCCATCTGCTGCAGCCGATAGTCACCTCGATCTGCGGGGAACTCCCTGCCCGATTAATTTTGTTCGTACCAAGCTACGGCTAGAGCAAATGGCTCCTGGCCAACTACTAGAAGTCTGGCTCGATCCGGGAGAACCGATCGAGCAAGTCCCCGATAGCTTGAAGATGGAAGGCTACCTGATTGAGCAAGTCGCAGAACAAGCTGATTTCTTTGCCGTGAGAGTTCGTTGTCCGGTTTCGGAATCTTCCCCTCATTAA
- a CDS encoding nucleotidyltransferase family protein, protein MIQIQLNLPMEQIAEFCQKWQVTELALFGSVLRDDFRPDSDIDVMVKFHPDAHPKFSTLDQMETELKTIFHRDVDLITRQGIESSRNYLRRHAILSSAQVIYATGSAISA, encoded by the coding sequence ATGATTCAAATTCAACTTAATTTGCCAATGGAGCAAATCGCTGAATTTTGTCAAAAATGGCAAGTCACAGAACTTGCACTATTTGGTTCTGTTTTACGCGATGACTTCCGCCCCGATAGTGATATTGATGTCATGGTCAAGTTTCATCCCGATGCTCACCCAAAATTCAGTACCCTCGACCAGATGGAAACAGAACTCAAAACGATTTTTCATCGCGATGTTGATCTGATTACTCGTCAAGGTATTGAATCCAGCCGGAATTACCTCCGTCGCCACGCAATTCTTTCCTCAGCCCAGGTGATTTATGCAACGGGATCTGCAATTTCTGCTTGA
- a CDS encoding ABC1 kinase family protein — MSGSPYDPAASDQSLETDNGHNTFTNGFSAPLDEDEQSSSDHLAVWTHENSKGAGLRQAQDVNQHPLPASHRLPSVAPGIQARHPDLPDLSGEDLQNYQEFLAPASHWQNKNSVATEAEPAERSSRSSRQRTKSYSDKAYRWNRENYSRRRRFIDIWSFVLTLLYVQWLYKKPWSYRGGMTEDKQAKRRRTQAIWIRDTLLDLGPTFIKVGQLFSTRADLFPVEYVEELSKLQDKVPAFSYEQVRTIIEQDLGKPIQVLYRNFDPIPIAAASLGQVHRAQLHTGEEVVVKVQRPGLVKLFQIDLAILKGIARYFQNHPEWGPGRDWLGIYDECCKILYEEIDYINEGRNADTFRRNFRGEDWVKVPRVYWRYASPRVLTLEYLPGIKISHYEALEAAGLDRRRLANLGAQAYLQQLLNDGFFHADPHPGNIAVSPDGSLIFYDFGMMGQVKPITREKLMDTFFGIAQKDGDRVMNSLIALGALAPTGDMGPVRRSIQFMLDNFMDKPFEAQSINEISDDLYEIAYGQPFRFPATFTFVMRAFSTLEGVGKGLDPQFNFMEVAKPFAMQLMANGNPTSDANSIFSEISRQAAQVSSTAFQLPGRIEDTLEKLERGDIRVRVRSIETDRILRRINGVNMGTNYTLLVCTFTLSATLLFVNGYGWLALVAALLAAGMGFVLVRLLIRIDRADRMP; from the coding sequence GTGTCTGGTTCTCCCTATGATCCTGCAGCCTCAGACCAGTCTTTAGAGACTGACAACGGGCACAATACCTTTACAAACGGTTTCAGTGCTCCCCTGGACGAGGACGAGCAGAGCAGTAGTGATCATTTAGCTGTTTGGACTCATGAAAATAGCAAGGGTGCTGGCTTGCGGCAGGCTCAAGACGTAAACCAGCACCCCTTACCTGCTTCGCATCGTCTGCCATCCGTCGCTCCAGGGATTCAGGCTAGACATCCGGATCTGCCTGATTTGTCTGGGGAAGACCTCCAGAATTATCAGGAATTTCTGGCTCCGGCCAGCCATTGGCAAAACAAGAATTCTGTTGCAACAGAAGCAGAGCCAGCGGAGCGATCGTCCCGCTCCAGCCGCCAACGAACGAAATCCTATAGCGATAAAGCCTACCGATGGAACCGCGAGAACTATTCCCGTCGTCGTCGCTTCATCGATATCTGGTCATTCGTCTTGACATTGCTCTACGTCCAGTGGCTATACAAAAAACCCTGGAGTTACCGGGGTGGCATGACCGAGGACAAACAGGCAAAACGCCGCAGGACACAGGCTATCTGGATTCGGGATACCTTACTTGATTTAGGGCCAACCTTCATCAAGGTAGGGCAACTGTTCTCTACGCGGGCTGATTTGTTTCCCGTTGAGTATGTTGAAGAACTTTCCAAGTTGCAGGATAAAGTGCCTGCCTTCAGCTACGAGCAAGTCAGAACCATTATCGAGCAAGACCTGGGCAAACCGATTCAGGTTCTATACCGCAATTTCGATCCGATCCCGATTGCTGCCGCTAGCTTAGGTCAGGTACACCGGGCGCAGCTCCATACAGGCGAGGAAGTCGTCGTTAAGGTACAGCGTCCCGGTTTGGTGAAGCTGTTTCAAATTGACCTGGCGATTCTAAAAGGCATTGCCCGCTACTTTCAAAACCATCCAGAGTGGGGGCCGGGCCGGGATTGGTTGGGAATTTACGACGAATGTTGCAAAATTCTCTATGAGGAAATTGATTACATCAATGAAGGTCGCAATGCCGATACCTTCCGCCGTAACTTCCGAGGAGAAGACTGGGTTAAAGTGCCTCGTGTCTACTGGCGGTATGCGTCTCCCAGAGTACTGACCCTGGAGTATCTGCCGGGCATCAAAATCAGCCATTATGAAGCACTGGAGGCGGCTGGATTGGATCGGCGTAGGTTGGCCAATCTGGGTGCCCAAGCCTATTTACAGCAACTATTGAACGATGGCTTTTTTCACGCTGACCCCCATCCGGGAAATATCGCTGTCAGTCCTGATGGTTCGTTAATCTTTTACGACTTCGGCATGATGGGGCAAGTCAAACCCATCACCCGCGAAAAGTTGATGGATACCTTTTTTGGGATTGCTCAAAAAGATGGCGATCGCGTCATGAATTCCCTGATTGCCCTGGGTGCCCTTGCGCCCACCGGGGATATGGGGCCTGTGCGGCGATCGATCCAGTTCATGCTGGATAACTTTATGGACAAACCCTTCGAGGCCCAGTCCATCAATGAAATTAGCGACGATTTGTACGAAATCGCTTACGGTCAGCCGTTTCGTTTTCCCGCTACGTTTACTTTTGTCATGCGAGCATTTTCCACCCTGGAGGGGGTTGGCAAAGGATTGGATCCGCAGTTTAACTTTATGGAGGTTGCAAAACCGTTTGCAATGCAGCTTATGGCTAATGGAAACCCAACTTCAGACGCAAATAGCATTTTCAGCGAGATTAGTCGTCAAGCGGCCCAGGTGAGCAGCACGGCTTTTCAACTTCCTGGGCGGATTGAAGATACGCTGGAGAAACTGGAGCGCGGTGATATTCGAGTACGGGTGCGCTCGATCGAGACAGACCGGATTTTACGTCGCATCAACGGGGTGAACATGGGCACCAACTATACGTTGTTGGTTTGCACTTTTACCTTGTCGGCGACCCTACTCTTCGTGAATGGCTATGGCTGGCTGGCCCTGGTAGCAGCTCTCTTAGCAGCAGGCATGGGATTTGTGTTAGTTCGTTTGTTAATTCGGATAGATCGAGCAGACCGTATGCCATAA
- a CDS encoding HepT-like ribonuclease domain-containing protein: protein MQRDLQFLLDMLQSAELIMTYTSQCEKEEFISNVQLQDAVIRRLLVIAEAARRVSEVG from the coding sequence ATGCAACGGGATCTGCAATTTCTGCTTGATATGCTGCAATCCGCAGAACTGATCATGACCTATACGAGTCAATGTGAAAAGGAGGAGTTCATTAGCAATGTGCAGCTTCAAGATGCAGTGATTCGACGACTGTTGGTGATTGCCGAAGCTGCAAGGCGAGTTTCAGAGGTAGGATAG
- a CDS encoding DEAD/DEAH box helicase: MSNPIAIPSVSVTYAQDGTSTKANALGMRPMQERAYQKRGEQYLLIKSPPASGKSRALMFIALDKLENQGLKQAIIVVPEKSIGASFHNEPLSKYGFWADWQVEPRWNLCDAPGGDNGGKVDAVKKFLASDAKVLVCTHATFRFAVDRFGVEMLDDRLIAVDEFHHVSANPDNKLGDHIRQLMARDKTHIVAMTGSYFRGDAEAVLHPDDEARFETVTYTYYEQLNGYQYLKQLDIGYYFYAGRYSDEIMQVLNPNEKTILHIPNVNSRESTKDKIREVEHIIEELGEWQGIDPQTGFQLVKTTDGKVLKIADLVDADPSKRDKVVAALKDPAQKNNRDHVDIIIALGMAKD; this comes from the coding sequence ATGAGCAACCCGATCGCAATCCCCTCCGTTTCCGTCACCTACGCTCAAGACGGCACCTCCACTAAAGCCAACGCCCTGGGGATGCGCCCCATGCAGGAACGTGCCTACCAAAAGCGCGGCGAACAATACCTGCTGATCAAATCGCCTCCCGCTTCCGGCAAAAGTCGGGCACTGATGTTCATCGCTCTGGATAAGCTGGAGAACCAGGGTCTCAAACAGGCGATCATTGTGGTACCAGAAAAGTCGATCGGCGCTAGCTTTCACAACGAACCCCTGAGCAAGTATGGCTTCTGGGCTGATTGGCAAGTCGAACCCCGCTGGAACCTTTGTGATGCTCCTGGCGGCGATAACGGCGGCAAAGTGGATGCGGTGAAAAAATTCCTGGCAAGCGATGCCAAGGTGCTGGTTTGCACCCATGCCACCTTTCGCTTTGCCGTGGATCGGTTTGGGGTGGAGATGTTGGACGATCGCCTGATTGCCGTGGATGAATTTCACCATGTTTCCGCCAACCCTGATAACAAGCTCGGCGACCACATTCGCCAACTCATGGCCCGCGACAAAACCCACATCGTCGCCATGACCGGTTCCTACTTTCGCGGCGATGCCGAGGCTGTATTGCACCCTGACGACGAAGCCCGCTTTGAAACTGTTACCTACACCTACTACGAACAACTCAACGGCTACCAATACCTGAAGCAACTGGATATTGGCTACTACTTCTACGCTGGTCGCTACAGCGACGAAATCATGCAGGTGCTCAACCCCAACGAAAAGACTATCCTGCACATTCCCAACGTCAACTCCCGCGAAAGTACCAAGGATAAGATCCGCGAAGTTGAACACATCATTGAAGAATTGGGCGAATGGCAGGGCATAGACCCGCAAACCGGGTTTCAATTGGTCAAAACCACTGACGGCAAGGTTCTCAAAATTGCCGATCTGGTAGATGCTGACCCCAGCAAGCGGGATAAAGTCGTTGCCGCCCTCAAAGACCCCGCCCAGAAAAACAACCGCGACCATGTGGACATCATCATCGCCCTGGGCATGGCCAAGGATTGA
- a CDS encoding DUF433 domain-containing protein, producing MSGDLDRITINPQVCLGQPTIRGMRITVAFVLKLLASQLSVQDILASYPELEEEDIRQALEYAAWVVSDRIVSITSA from the coding sequence ATGAGTGGAGATCTCGATCGGATTACAATTAACCCCCAGGTTTGTTTGGGGCAGCCAACCATTCGGGGAATGCGGATCACTGTAGCATTTGTCCTCAAACTGTTAGCGAGTCAGTTGTCTGTCCAAGACATTTTGGCATCTTACCCAGAGTTAGAAGAAGAAGACATTCGTCAGGCTCTTGAGTATGCTGCTTGGGTAGTGTCCGATCGCATCGTCAGCATCACTTCAGCATGA
- a CDS encoding DUF6825 family protein has product MSNPIVHAFFIGRALADTLYEQAESSLSNALSEVGKLDAELREQLRQFTEQVMERAKREEEAAMQGRTGTTLISSDGESADLQSVIDELRAEIARLRSELKQYRSPAP; this is encoded by the coding sequence ATGAGTAACCCCATTGTTCATGCCTTTTTCATTGGTAGAGCGTTAGCCGATACCTTATACGAACAGGCTGAATCCTCTTTGAGCAATGCTTTAAGCGAAGTCGGTAAATTAGATGCTGAACTGCGGGAACAGTTACGTCAGTTTACCGAACAAGTGATGGAGCGGGCTAAACGGGAAGAGGAAGCCGCGATGCAGGGAAGAACAGGGACTACTCTCATCAGTTCGGATGGAGAATCTGCCGATTTGCAGAGTGTGATTGATGAGCTACGGGCTGAGATTGCTCGGTTGCGCTCAGAACTCAAGCAATATCGCAGTCCGGCTCCCTGA
- a CDS encoding type IIL restriction-modification enzyme MmeI, translated as MNAVEIEEAVSRLAESPFDPAEFPFAFLEAFGNKATTIKRLRSQGKDSTNQSDLGGVLQRHNIHIKVCAVGAVGETLTALRESPATARHKVKFILATDGISFEAENLVDGETVACDYANFSDHFGFFLPLAGITTVQQIRENAFDIKATGRLNRLYVELLKENPDWEQRPEDFNHFMARLIFCFFAEDTNIFPPTPKGEGLFTSTIAQMSAGDASNTHEVLSEIFRAMATPVQERQAAGIRKWAEAFPYVNGGLFGPHPGPHPLAPSPSLGEGGQERLQVPLLLWERN; from the coding sequence ATGAATGCAGTCGAAATCGAAGAAGCCGTTTCTCGGTTAGCCGAATCCCCTTTTGACCCGGCAGAATTTCCCTTCGCGTTTCTAGAAGCCTTTGGCAATAAGGCGACGACGATTAAACGGTTAAGAAGTCAGGGCAAAGATTCGACGAATCAATCGGATTTGGGTGGGGTACTTCAGCGCCATAACATTCACATCAAGGTGTGTGCAGTAGGCGCAGTCGGGGAGACGCTGACAGCTTTGCGAGAGAGTCCAGCGACAGCCCGCCACAAGGTGAAGTTCATTCTGGCCACAGACGGCATCAGCTTTGAGGCAGAGAACTTAGTAGATGGCGAAACCGTTGCCTGCGACTATGCCAACTTTTCTGACCACTTTGGCTTTTTCTTGCCGTTGGCAGGGATTACGACGGTTCAGCAGATTCGGGAAAATGCCTTTGATATTAAAGCAACGGGGCGGCTGAATCGGCTCTATGTGGAACTGTTGAAGGAAAATCCTGACTGGGAGCAGCGACCAGAGGACTTTAATCACTTCATGGCGCGGTTGATCTTCTGCTTTTTTGCAGAGGATACGAACATTTTTCCGCCGACCCCCAAGGGAGAGGGGTTGTTTACGAGTACGATCGCCCAGATGAGTGCGGGGGATGCCTCAAATACCCATGAGGTGCTGTCGGAGATCTTTCGGGCGATGGCGACGCCGGTGCAGGAGCGGCAGGCGGCGGGGATTCGCAAGTGGGCAGAGGCGTTTCCCTATGTGAATGGGGGGCTGTTTGGCCCTCATCCTGGCCCTCATCCCCTAGCCCCTTCTCCCTCTTTGGGAGAAGGGGGGCAAGAAAGGCTTCAAGTCCCTCTTCTGCTCTGGGAGAGGAATTGA
- the rsgA gene encoding small ribosomal subunit biogenesis GTPase RsgA, with protein sequence MSSDPQDSSHSLSVPLSGTVLAVQANYYQVRLDEDQRSGSNESKIQNLKSKILLCTRRSRLKKLGQRVMVGDRVEIAEPDWQGQRGAIAAVLPRRSELDRPPVANADQILLVFALEEPTLDPHQLSRFLVKAESTGLQVELCLSKSDLVSAADRERWHQRLTTWGYEPIFISVHQAIGLAALKIHLNHRITIVSGPSGVGKSSLINTLIPQANLRVGEVSGKLARGRHTTRHVELFELPEGGLLADTPGFNQPELDCLPEDLAHYFPEARQRLSTANCQFSNCLHRNEPGCVVRGDWERYDYYLDMLDEAIVRQQVLGRMGDEETNLKLKTRSRGRQTYEPKLATKKYRRPSRRTQQQELQALQHEEELSWDSD encoded by the coding sequence ATGAGTTCTGATCCTCAGGATTCATCCCATTCTTTATCTGTGCCCCTGTCAGGTACTGTTCTGGCAGTCCAGGCTAACTATTATCAGGTGCGGTTGGATGAGGATCAGAGATCAGGGAGCAATGAATCCAAAATCCAAAATCTAAAATCCAAAATCCTGCTCTGTACTCGTCGATCGCGCTTAAAAAAGCTGGGGCAGCGGGTGATGGTGGGCGATCGGGTGGAAATTGCAGAACCGGACTGGCAGGGACAGCGAGGGGCCATTGCTGCTGTATTACCGCGTCGTTCTGAACTGGATCGGCCTCCAGTTGCCAATGCAGATCAGATTTTGTTGGTCTTTGCGCTGGAGGAACCGACCCTGGATCCTCATCAACTCAGCCGATTTTTGGTCAAAGCAGAGTCTACTGGTTTGCAGGTGGAATTATGTCTTAGCAAAAGCGATCTAGTATCTGCTGCTGATCGGGAGAGATGGCACCAGAGATTGACCACCTGGGGATATGAACCGATCTTCATCAGTGTGCATCAGGCGATCGGGTTAGCAGCACTTAAAATCCATCTGAATCATCGAATTACGATCGTATCGGGACCATCTGGAGTGGGCAAATCCAGCTTAATTAATACCCTGATCCCCCAGGCGAATCTGCGGGTAGGAGAAGTTTCTGGTAAGCTAGCGCGAGGACGACATACCACCCGTCATGTGGAGTTATTTGAACTACCAGAGGGCGGGTTGCTGGCAGATACACCGGGATTCAACCAACCAGAACTGGATTGCCTGCCTGAAGACCTGGCTCACTATTTTCCAGAAGCTCGACAACGGCTATCTACAGCCAACTGTCAGTTCAGTAATTGTTTGCATCGCAATGAACCGGGTTGTGTAGTGCGGGGTGACTGGGAACGGTACGACTATTACCTGGATATGCTGGATGAGGCGATCGTGCGTCAACAAGTGTTAGGGCGCATGGGCGATGAAGAAACCAACCTGAAACTTAAAACCCGCAGTCGAGGTCGGCAAACTTATGAACCAAAGTTAGCAACCAAGAAGTACCGCCGCCCTTCTCGTCGCACTCAACAGCAAGAACTGCAGGCGTTGCAGCATGAAGAAGAGTTATCTTGGGACAGCGATTAG
- a CDS encoding Stp1/IreP family PP2C-type Ser/Thr phosphatase, with the protein MKRLFTGLTDVGLLRTVNQDDYYIDPEGRFFIVADGMGGHAGGQEASRLATKTVQSYLESVWETDESSDVILEQALLEANQAILKDQRQYPERADMGTTIVVVIFRDEQVWCAHIGDSRLYRLRGAKLEQITDDHTWVALAMKMGEIDPEQARTHPWRHVLAQCLGREDLRQIDIQPVQVQPGDRLLLCSDGLTEELSDQMIASQLKSIRACEKAASSLVEAAKDHGGRDNITVVIVAIGGLGQGDG; encoded by the coding sequence ATGAAACGTCTGTTCACGGGGTTAACCGATGTCGGATTGCTCCGTACAGTTAATCAAGATGATTACTATATCGACCCTGAGGGACGTTTCTTCATCGTGGCAGACGGGATGGGGGGTCATGCCGGTGGTCAGGAGGCTAGTCGGCTGGCAACTAAAACTGTCCAGTCTTATCTAGAAAGTGTTTGGGAAACGGATGAATCCTCCGATGTGATTTTGGAGCAAGCCTTATTAGAGGCAAACCAGGCGATTCTGAAGGATCAGCGCCAGTATCCAGAGCGGGCGGATATGGGTACGACGATCGTCGTGGTCATCTTTCGGGATGAACAAGTCTGGTGCGCCCACATTGGCGACTCCCGCCTGTATCGGTTGCGGGGGGCCAAGCTAGAGCAGATTACCGATGATCATACCTGGGTGGCTCTGGCGATGAAAATGGGAGAAATTGATCCCGAACAGGCCCGCACCCATCCCTGGCGGCATGTCCTGGCTCAATGTTTAGGGCGGGAAGACCTGCGCCAAATCGACATTCAACCCGTGCAGGTACAACCGGGCGATCGCCTGCTTCTCTGTAGCGATGGTCTGACAGAAGAACTCTCGGATCAGATGATTGCCTCCCAACTGAAATCCATTCGCGCCTGCGAAAAAGCTGCCTCCTCCCTAGTAGAAGCTGCCAAAGACCACGGAGGCCGGGACAATATTACGGTGGTGATTGTGGCGATCGGTGGTCTGGGCCAAGGGGATGGCTAA
- the map gene encoding type I methionyl aminopeptidase, with protein sequence MEREVITLLSSREIEKMRRAGRLAAELLHYLGTLVQPGISTLELDNEAERWTQKHGAKSAPLGYKGYPKSICTSVNEVVCHGIPNAKQILKEGDIINIDVTLIVDGYHGDTSKMFFVGEPSPIARKLVEVTDECRRRGIAAIKPGARIGDIGAAIQEYAEAQGFSVVEDFVGHGISNVFHTAPQIPHYGKRGTGKKLRAGMVFTIEPMINEGTHEVEVLKDNWTAVTRDRKLSAQCEHTVAVTETGVEILTPYPGEENAS encoded by the coding sequence ATGGAACGCGAAGTTATTACTCTTTTATCCAGCCGGGAAATAGAAAAAATGCGGCGGGCGGGTCGTCTTGCTGCTGAACTTTTGCATTACTTAGGCACACTGGTACAGCCGGGAATTAGCACACTAGAACTGGATAACGAAGCCGAGCGCTGGACTCAAAAGCACGGAGCCAAAAGCGCCCCTCTGGGCTACAAAGGCTATCCTAAATCGATTTGTACCAGTGTTAACGAAGTGGTGTGTCACGGCATCCCGAATGCCAAGCAGATTCTCAAAGAAGGCGACATTATTAATATTGATGTCACGTTAATTGTGGATGGCTATCACGGAGACACCTCAAAAATGTTTTTTGTGGGAGAGCCATCGCCGATCGCCCGCAAGTTGGTAGAAGTGACGGATGAATGCCGCCGTCGGGGAATCGCAGCGATTAAGCCAGGTGCCCGGATTGGTGATATTGGGGCAGCGATTCAGGAGTATGCCGAGGCTCAGGGATTTTCTGTGGTTGAAGATTTTGTCGGCCATGGTATCAGTAATGTCTTTCATACCGCCCCTCAGATTCCTCACTATGGCAAACGGGGAACAGGTAAAAAGCTGCGAGCCGGGATGGTGTTCACCATTGAGCCAATGATCAATGAAGGCACTCACGAAGTCGAAGTTTTGAAAGATAACTGGACAGCAGTCACGCGCGATCGCAAACTCTCGGCTCAGTGCGAACATACCGTTGCGGTGACAGAAACCGGGGTGGAAATTTTAACTCCTTATCCGGGCGAAGAGAATGCGAGTTGA
- a CDS encoding DUF5615 family PIN-like protein — protein MSRLRLLADVHISPLTVATLNSQGYNTVRTTEMLPATATDAEILELARMEDRIVLTQDLDFSMLVALSSAGLPSLITLRLSSAKPDVVTQRLLDVLPSVEAELIAGAAVTISDDSVRIRQLPIQTSDS, from the coding sequence ATGAGCCGTCTGCGTTTGCTAGCTGATGTGCATATTTCTCCTCTCACAGTAGCGACCTTAAATTCCCAGGGCTACAATACTGTGCGTACTACAGAGATGTTGCCTGCCACTGCTACCGATGCAGAAATTTTGGAACTGGCAAGGATGGAAGATCGGATCGTCTTAACCCAAGACCTGGATTTTTCCATGCTGGTTGCTCTCAGCAGTGCTGGACTGCCCAGTTTGATTACATTACGGTTGTCTTCTGCCAAACCCGATGTTGTGACTCAAAGACTGTTAGACGTTTTGCCGTCTGTGGAAGCAGAACTCATCGCAGGTGCCGCCGTTACGATTAGTGATGATTCCGTTCGCATTCGCCAATTGCCAATCCAAACCAGTGACAGCTAA